The genomic segment TTAAAGACTATATCGGTCTGATGGAGCAGCTTCTTGCTGCGATGAATTCCCTCTATTCGAAGAAATTTTGGAATAAACTCCGTGGACAAGAGACCTTTTCGCTCGAATATATCGCGTATAAAAATCAGATTCTCTTTTTTATCGTCTTTCCAAAAAAATATCAGGTACTCGTAGAAAAACAAGTGACGAGTTTCTTCTCCGATGCCGTCGTCGAGGAAGTCGAAGAAATCAATCTCTTTGAATGAAAAGACTTGTACTATGCGACTGAATGCCTGACACTCGGACATAACTATATATTTCCGATAAAGACACATCAAAAGCTCGAATCTGATCCCATCAACAATATCACCAACGCACTCTCAAAACTCGATGAAGATGAGGCCTGTATGATACAGATTATGCTCCGCCCGACGAATAATCATTGGCAAAAGCACGCCAGTAAACATGCCGGACATCTCCAGAAACATGGGCATGATACTGGTTTTTCACCGATGAGCATCCTCACATGATTTATCAATTTCTGGAAAGTAGATGAGAAAAATGAACATAAGCCAGAAGAAAAAGAAGGACCATCTGCGCTCGAATCAGAGGAAGTAAAACTCATCGATGAAAAGAGTAAAAAGGTCGGTTATGACACGGTTATTCGTCTTCTCACAGTCGCAAAAGACCATCACTCTTGCGAGATACAGATGAAAAATATTCTCGCCTCTTTTGAACAATTTCGCTCACCAGATACGAACTATTTTCATGATTCGCATGAACACGCCAGCGCGCGTACTGTGAGAAATATGCTCTATCGAAACTTTGCTCGACCTTACTGGAAAAATATGGTTCCGATGATTGGTCCTATGATTCTCAATGTCGAAGAAATCGCCTCTATTTTTCACTTCCCTCACAGTAAATACAATCTCACGCCTGAGATAAAATGGCAAAAATTTAAAATCGTAAAAGCACCAGATAATATTCCAAAGGAAGGAATCCTCCTCGGACACAATGTCTACCGTGGGAAAAAGCTCCCTATCTATATGCACTCAGAAGATAGGATGAGGCACTTCTACGTCATCGGTCAGACAGGTACTGGTAAAACTACCATTCTCGAATCCATGGCTCGGCAAGATGCAAAACTCGGGCATGGTATGGCCGTGATGGACCCTCATGGAGATTTTGCCAATAGCATGCTCGCGCATATTCCTCGTAGTCGTGCTGATGATGTCATCTATTTCAATCCAAGCGATACAGCCCGTCCGATGGGTCTCAATTTGCTCGAGGCAAAAGACCAAGATGAGAGAGAATTCGTCGCACAGGATGCCAATAAGATGATGATAAAGTTGTTTGGAAATGAGATCTTTGGACCTCGTATTCAGGACTACTTTTTGAATGGTGTGCACACACTGATGGAATACCCTGGTGGTGGTGCTCTCACCGATATAGTCCGTCTCTTTACAGATGAAAATTTTCAGATGGAGCGACGACGAACCGTCCAAAATAAAATCGTCAAATCATGGTGGGACTATACCTATGCAGCGATGTGAGATCGTGAGAAAAAAGAAATGATTCCCTACTTCCAGGCAAAATTTTCTGGATTTATTACCAATGAGCTCCTGCGAAATATTATCGGTCAGACCAAGAGTTCTTTTCAGGTTGACGAGGTGATGAATACAGGGAAAATCCTCCTTATCAATCTCTCAAAAGGTACTCTCGGTGATCTGAATTCCAAACTGCTTGGTATGATATTTGTCACAAAGATCCAGAGTGCAGCGATGGCACGACAAAAAATCGACAAAGAACTCCGAAAAGATTTTTACTTCTATATCGATGAGTTCCAAAACTTCGTCACAGATAGTATCGAATCTATCCTCTCAGAAGCTCGTAAATACCGACTCTCTCTGAATGTCTGTCATCAATACCTTTCTCAGCTCGAGCAATCCGATGCACTCACCAAAAGCTCTGTAAACCTCAAAAATGCAGTCTTTGGTAACGTCGGTTCGATGATGAGCTACAAGGTCTGAGCCGAAGATGCTGAGAAGCTCGAAAAAGAATTTGCACCAAATTTTTCTGGCTCTGACCTCGTCAATATGGATAAATTTAAGGGTGTGATGCGACTGATGATCGATGGACAAGTCTCACGAGCATTTAGTCTCATACCAGAAAATATTTACCTCGAAAAATGAGACCCAAAACTGATGCGAGCTTTCACAGAACTCTCTCGTCTGAAATATGGTCGTGAAAAAGAATTCGTCAATCGAGAAATTATGTTCCGTATTTGAGCCCCATAGCAAATCTCGTTATCTAGTAATCCTATTCTTGATATGTCTAAAAAATCCTTTCTTTTTGTATTTTGTATTTTGTATTTTGTATTTTTTATACAGGCTTTCGCTCTGTGTAATCCAAATGCTAAAACAGCAGGATTTGACGAGTATAGTGACGGACCATATTCCTATGAATGCAATGTCAAAAATATGTGCCTGGGAAATAGAGCAGGTGCCGATGGATGGGATTTTAATACCAGCAAACAACTCGTAAAAAAACATGATGCAGCAAAATATCCTGATCTTTCAAAAGAGAAAAAAAGTTTTGAGGATATCAAAAAAAGCTATAGAACAACGCAAAACACTCTCTTTAAATGCGCCATACTAAAATCAAAGTATGCAGCTCATTCTCAAATCATAAAAGACCATAAACCTACCAAACCCTCTATCACCTATCTCGAAAAGCTCAATAGTGAGATCAAGGGAGAAATAAAGGAGCACGAATGTCTCTCCGCGGGAGATGAGGATAAAATATTTAATCGTAAGGATTTACTCGATTCTGCCTCCTATGAAGAATGTGTATACCATATGTATCTCTACTATTATGAAGAAATGGCTTCGAATAATATCGGTATTTTTTATGGAAATGAACGTGGGGTAAAGAAAGCAATCGATATCGCAGATGATGTCTCTCGTATGCGGATAGCGCTTGCAAATGAGCACAATCTCTCAGCAGAGACACTCACTAATGCTCTCGACAGTTATGCCGGATTTAACGCAAACTATACACCTCATATTTTGAATGAAACAAACTATCAAGAGATGGTTCAGAATAAAGCAAAAACAGCAACAATAATGGACAAAATCAAGTCTCTTATTGAACGATTTGTAGGAGCACAAGCAGCAGTATAAAAATTGCCTTCAAAGAAAACACATGTTTTTCTTTACTTCTCAAAATAAAGCACTATACTGTGCGCGTCGTCAGATAAACGTACTAGTGAAGTGGTTCTAACCCGCGAACGTGTGAGCTTATCAGTCGATGTTTATTTTTTTCTTTTTTTCGTATGGGCAAGCGCCTTTTCGTGGGAAATCTTCCGTATCGTATTACGGCTGATCAGTTACAAGAGCTTTTCGCTCAAAATGGTACAGTAGTTGATGTTTTCATCCCTCTCGATAGAGAGACTCGAAGACCTCGTGGTTTCGCTCTCGTAGAGATGTCTACTGAGGAAGAAGCTGCTGCTGCTATCGAAGCACACAATGGTAAAACAGAAGTGGCTGACGATCGTGGTGCTCGTATTATCACTGTCAATGAAGCTCGTCCAAAAGAGGAGCGTCCTGCTGGTGGAGATCGTGCTCCTCGTCGTGAAGGTGGATACAATGGTGGCGGAAACAATGGTGGCGGTAATCGCTGGTAATTTTTTCTTATCATATATCTTCAAGGCCGTCTCTTTATGGGGCGGCTTTTTATTGCGTAAATAGTATTGAGACAAAGAATTGCTAAATATATAAAATTGATATGATTGGGGTATGAATGAAGCTCCTTGAGAAGATGTGTTACCAAAAATTATCCAATGAGGCATGGGTGCAAATGTATCGAGCCCTCTTCTCGCAGCAACCGTTTCTGGTGCGAGCAGACCCGGCAGAGAAACCCTTGGGACTATATCAGGAACTGCACTTGAGAGAGTGATGGCACGAATGTTGCAAATAGGCGATACTGATGCTGATGACATTATTCGAGCTCTCGCAGATTTTCCATTTCCAGACGTTGCTGAGAGGATTATCAAGAAATACCATAATAATGCCAAGGCAGGAATACCCGTTTTTACCGTACAACCATCGAATCATCTCATCGAACTTGTTATCTGTGCAAACTATGCCTTTGTAAAACTCGCTAAAAGGGGGCACAACAATCCCGTTAGTATCAATTATCTCGATAAGATAGACATGCCACATCTCTCCTCTATCTATGGCGCTATGCTCGCAGATGTTGATTTTGTGACGATGTGAGCAGGAATACCCCGCAGAATACCACCCATCTTTCAGGCATTTTCAGAAGGGAAAGTAGCCACATGCAATATCCCCGTAATTGGTAATCAAGATGGTTATGAGATGACATTTGATCCAAAAGAATTCTTTCATCAAGAAACTCCTGAAGTGAAAGTGCCAAAATTTCTCCCTATTATTTCAACAGATATATTAGCGCAAATCCTTAATAAAAAAATACACGGGCTTATGACAGGATTTATCATTGAGGCACCAACAGCTGGTGGGCATAATGCTCCTCCAAGAGATAAAAGAGCATATGGTCCAAAAGATACAGTAGATTTTGAGAAAATGAGAGAGATATGACTACCTTATTGGCTCGCTGGATGATATGCCTCTCCGGAATGACTAGAGAGAGCTCTCGATCTTGGTGCAGTCGGGATCCAAGTAGGATCTATATTTGCATTTTCTCAGCAATCTGGCATAAGACCAGACCTGAGAGAGCAAGCAATCGAGATGGCCTATAATGGGATGCTCCGAGTGATAACAGATAAACGTGCCTCCCCAACTGGTTTTCCATTTAAAGTCGCACAGATACAGTGAACCGTGTCTGAAGAGGTTATCTATAAGACGAGGGAACGTGTCTGTGATCAATGTGCTCTTCGATCCGCTTATCAAAAACCAAACGGTGGTATAGGGTATCGATGTGCGAGCGAGCCCGTGGATCATTATATCAAAAAATGAGGAGAAGAAGAAGATACAGTTGGAAGGAAATGTCTCTGCAATGGTCTGATGGCGACAGCTGGAGTAGGAGATACAGAGCCAGCTATAATCACTCTCGGGGATGACACAAGTTTCGTGCAAAGACTCTTAAAACAAGGAGAAACATCATATAGCGCACTTCAGGTACTTGAGTATCTATTCTGAAGGAAGACTTAATGATATTAGCGGGAAAATACTACAATACTATTCCTCTCTCCAAACTCACATTTCTCAAGAGTGAATCCAGCTTCCTCGGCAAGTTTTTGGTATTCAGCGAATGAAAAAGCATGGTATAGTCTCTGGTACTCCCCTATTTTGATAGTAAAGTCTGCACTTCCATCAGGATATTCTAAAGTTTTAGATGTCACGTAACGCTCATTTTCTGGTGAAAGAAGATTCCAATTTGTCATATATATTTTTCCTCCAGGAAGAAGTATTTTTTTAGCGTCTTGCAGGACACGTAAACGGTCGAGAGAATTTTCTAGATGATGAAAACTCGCAATAAAAAAGAATGCATGAAAAAGAGGCAAAGAAAATACTTTCCCCATATCGCACATATCCATCTGCTTCCACTCGATGACTTCGGCTGCTTGCGTGAGAATAGGGTCCCCCTCTGCTTGTTGGAGAAGCTTCTCAGAGAGATCAGCTCAGAAATAATGGGTATGATGTGATTGAAATGCTTCAAGATACTGTGGCACTTCCAGAATATGCCGAAGCAGTCGCCCATTCCCACAACCAATATCAGCTATTTTCCAAATATCCTCAGTTTTAAAAGACTGCATAAAATCATCGAGCAGCATATTCACCTCTCCCCATCGCATATCCTGGCGACTCGCACCAAAGGTTTCAGCAAAATCATCGTACCCTGACATATTATTTTTTCTTATTATTTCTACTAGTACCAATAGATCGCTTTGAGCGAAAAAGGAGTTCTTCGGGATATTCTTCGATATCGATAAAATCATCAGCGATTTCACGAAGCTCTTTATTGGTCGTACGCCCAAAGGCCATGACCTCTACGAGACACCCCTGCGATTGTTGCAGATAATTCACTACAGGGCAAAAATCTCCATCGCCAGAAACAAGTACGATAGAATCAACTTTTGAGCCAAGACGAATCGCATCCATAGCAATACCGATATCCCAATCCGCTTTTTTTGACCCATCGACGAAGACTTGTATTGGTTTTTGTTTGATCTCAAATCCTCCTTCATGGAGAGCATCGATAAAGACTTTGTTGGTTTCTTCGGCCGTATCAACTGCATATGCAATCGCTCGAGTGAGTTTACGTCCTTGAGTCACGAGCTGAATAATATTTTTAAAATTCACACGAGAATGGTAGAGATTCTTGGCAGAGTAGTAGAGATTTTGCACGTCGACGAGGATGGCAACGCGTTGCTCAGGGTTTCGTATAATCATAAAAAGTGGGTTACAAGGAAAGTATACCTAATATACTATCTTTACAAATTTATTACTTTTGACTTAGTTCTCGGATTGGT from the Candidatus Gracilibacteria bacterium genome contains:
- a CDS encoding RNA-binding protein, translated to MGKRLFVGNLPYRITADQLQELFAQNGTVVDVFIPLDRETRRPRGFALVEMSTEEEAAAAIEAHNGKTEVADDRGARIITVNEARPKEERPAGGDRAPRREGGYNGGGNNGGGNRW
- a CDS encoding class I SAM-dependent methyltransferase, giving the protein MSGYDDFAETFGASRQDMRWGEVNMLLDDFMQSFKTEDIWKIADIGCGNGRLLRHILEVPQYLEAFQSHHTHYFGADLSEKLLQQAEGDPILTQAAEVIEWKQMDMCDMGKVFSLPLFHAFFFIASFHHLENSLDRLRVLQDAKKILLPGGKIYMTNWNLLSPENERYVTSKTLEYPDGSADFTIKIGEYQRLYHAFSFAEYQKLAEEAGFTLEKCEFGERNSIVVFSR
- a CDS encoding nitronate monooxygenase; this encodes MNEAPGEDVLPKIIQGGMGANVSSPLLAATVSGASRPGRETLGTISGTALERVMARMLQIGDTDADDIIRALADFPFPDVAERIIKKYHNNAKAGIPVFTVQPSNHLIELVICANYAFVKLAKRGHNNPVSINYLDKIDMPHLSSIYGAMLADVDFVTMGAGIPRRIPPIFQAFSEGKVATCNIPVIGNQDGYEMTFDPKEFFHQETPEVKVPKFLPIISTDILAQILNKKIHGLMTGFIIEAPTAGGHNAPPRDKRAYGPKDTVDFEKMREIGLPYWLAGGYASPEGLERALDLGAVGIQVGSIFAFSQQSGIRPDLREQAIEMAYNGMLRVITDKRASPTGFPFKVAQIQGTVSEEVIYKTRERVCDQCALRSAYQKPNGGIGYRCASEPVDHYIKKGGEEEDTVGRKCLCNGLMATAGVGDTEPAIITLGDDTSFVQRLLKQGETSYSALQVLEYLFGRKT
- a CDS encoding DUF87 domain-containing protein, which translates into the protein MNGPLFLLTLIILVPLLGGIGVFWYKKSIDQSRSLKKVHLQVLIPRKDSDADVKQDTSKDFKDYIGLMEQLLAAMNSLYSKKFWNKLRGQETFSLEYIAYKNQILFFIVFPKKYQVLVEKQVTSFFSDAVVEEVEEINLFEGKDLYYATECLTLGHNYIFPIKTHQKLESDPINNITNALSKLDEDEACMIQIMLRPTNNHWQKHASKHAGHLQKHGHDTGFSPMSILTGFINFWKVDEKNEHKPEEKEGPSALESEEVKLIDEKSKKVGYDTVIRLLTVAKDHHSCEIQMKNILASFEQFRSPDTNYFHDSHEHASARTVRNMLYRNFARPYWKNMVPMIGPMILNVEEIASIFHFPHSKYNLTPEIKWQKFKIVKAPDNIPKEGILLGHNVYRGKKLPIYMHSEDRMRHFYVIGQTGTGKTTILESMARQDAKLGHGMAVMDPHGDFANSMLAHIPRSRADDVIYFNPSDTARPMGLNLLEAKDQDEREFVAQDANKMMIKLFGNEIFGPRIQDYFLNGVHTLMEYPGGGALTDIVRLFTDENFQMERRRTVQNKIVKSWWDYTYAAMGDREKKEMIPYFQAKFSGFITNELLRNIIGQTKSSFQVDEVMNTGKILLINLSKGTLGDLNSKLLGMIFVTKIQSAAMARQKIDKELRKDFYFYIDEFQNFVTDSIESILSEARKYRLSLNVCHQYLSQLEQSDALTKSSVNLKNAVFGNVGSMMSYKVGAEDAEKLEKEFAPNFSGSDLVNMDKFKGVMRLMIDGQVSRAFSLIPENIYLEKGDPKLMRAFTELSRLKYGREKEFVNREIMFRIGAP
- a CDS encoding NYN domain-containing protein, producing MIIRNPEQRVAILVDVQNLYYSAKNLYHSRVNFKNIIQLVTQGRKLTRAIAYAVDTAEETNKVFIDALHEGGFEIKQKPIQVFVDGSKKADWDIGIAMDAIRLGSKVDSIVLVSGDGDFCPVVNYLQQSQGCLVEVMAFGRTTNKELREIADDFIDIEEYPEELLFRSKRSIGTSRNNKKK